From the Phyllobacterium zundukense genome, one window contains:
- a CDS encoding beta-ribofuranosylaminobenzene 5'-phosphate synthase family protein — protein MSESVTIKVPARLHLGFLDIPRSGQDRFGSVGLPIQDIATVLTISRATDTHIHGEEQARIAQHIATLCPHLGIKAQHRVTVQRAIPRHIGLGSGTQIALAVAAGLRTLHALPLDTANDAVLLGRGSRSGIGIAAFEDGGVIVDAGKGFGQQAPTVISRIPFPEAWRIILVLDTSTQGIHGEAELEAFRTLPPFPAATSALICRHVLMSVMPALVEQDLASFGSAVEAVQTEIGTYFSPAQGGVFTSRQVETTLHRLAKAGAVGIGQSSWGPTGFAFAASQADAERIVGEIGGHTPGTTIQIVAGRNAGADITHTALNLARA, from the coding sequence ATGTCGGAATCCGTCACGATCAAAGTGCCCGCTCGCCTGCACCTCGGCTTTCTCGATATACCGCGCTCAGGTCAAGACCGGTTTGGAAGCGTTGGCTTGCCGATTCAGGATATTGCGACAGTCCTGACAATTTCCCGTGCGACAGACACACACATTCATGGCGAGGAACAGGCCCGTATCGCGCAGCACATCGCGACGCTTTGCCCTCATCTTGGCATCAAGGCACAGCACCGGGTCACCGTGCAGCGGGCCATCCCGCGCCATATCGGCCTCGGTTCCGGAACGCAGATAGCCCTTGCGGTAGCCGCCGGGCTGCGGACGCTGCATGCGCTACCACTCGACACCGCCAATGATGCGGTCCTGCTCGGACGTGGCTCGCGATCGGGGATCGGCATAGCTGCATTCGAAGACGGCGGCGTGATCGTCGACGCGGGCAAAGGGTTCGGTCAACAGGCGCCGACAGTCATTTCGCGCATTCCGTTTCCAGAAGCCTGGCGCATCATCCTTGTCCTCGATACCTCGACGCAGGGCATTCATGGCGAAGCCGAGCTCGAAGCCTTCCGCACATTGCCGCCGTTCCCGGCAGCGACTTCGGCGCTGATCTGCCGTCATGTGCTGATGAGCGTCATGCCCGCTCTCGTCGAACAGGACCTCGCCTCGTTCGGCAGCGCGGTGGAGGCCGTCCAGACCGAAATCGGCACTTACTTTTCACCGGCACAGGGCGGCGTTTTCACCAGCAGGCAGGTCGAGACCACATTGCACCGCCTTGCAAAGGCTGGTGCTGTCGGGATCGGCCAGAGTTCATGGGGGCCGACGGGCTTTGCCTTTGCCGCCTCACAGGCCGATGCGGAACGCATCGTCGGCGAGATCGGTGGACATACTCCCGGCACTACCATCCAGATTGTTGCGGGCAGAAATGCGGGCGCGGATATCACGCATACCGCCTTGAACCTCGCCAGAGCTTGA
- a CDS encoding NAD(P)-dependent methylenetetrahydromethanopterin dehydrogenase, with product MSRKTILHMLTPLRHMSPFDVNMALDAGYDAVIPYTDVELSDVGNLVQDAIFSRPPDAGVATGIFLAGKDAPLALDMLDAARKSMVPPFEVSVFADPAGSFTTAAAMVAKVEKALIKHHDRELNGTSVAVFGATGVVGYCTAVIAAGEGAMVTIVGHDGIERVQEIAASIKQRFNVTVEAADGSTEAKKATIVEGTEVVLAAAKAGVQVISKAQLGSAGGLLVVADVNAVPPAGIEGLKVNANGEKLDATQAVGIGPLSIGNVKYKTQAGLFERMIKAEKPVILDFRDAFTLARDLAK from the coding sequence ATGAGCCGCAAAACGATCCTTCATATGCTGACACCCCTTCGGCACATGAGTCCGTTCGACGTCAACATGGCGCTCGATGCGGGCTATGATGCGGTGATCCCCTATACGGATGTCGAACTTTCCGATGTCGGCAACCTCGTTCAGGATGCCATCTTTTCGCGCCCGCCGGATGCAGGTGTCGCGACCGGCATTTTCCTTGCCGGCAAGGATGCCCCGCTGGCGCTCGACATGCTCGACGCGGCAAGGAAATCCATGGTGCCGCCCTTCGAAGTCTCGGTGTTTGCCGATCCGGCCGGATCGTTCACAACCGCAGCGGCCATGGTTGCCAAGGTCGAGAAAGCGCTGATCAAACACCACGACCGCGAACTCAACGGAACCTCGGTAGCGGTCTTTGGCGCAACCGGCGTGGTCGGGTACTGTACGGCGGTTATTGCGGCTGGCGAAGGTGCAATGGTGACAATCGTTGGCCACGACGGCATTGAACGCGTGCAGGAGATTGCAGCCTCGATCAAGCAGCGGTTCAATGTGACAGTCGAAGCGGCTGATGGATCCACGGAAGCCAAAAAGGCTACCATCGTCGAGGGCACGGAGGTTGTTCTTGCGGCAGCAAAGGCAGGCGTGCAGGTGATCTCGAAAGCGCAGCTCGGTTCGGCAGGCGGGCTGCTGGTTGTCGCAGATGTGAATGCAGTTCCCCCGGCAGGTATCGAAGGGCTGAAAGTCAATGCCAATGGTGAGAAACTCGATGCGACACAGGCTGTCGGCATTGGTCCGCTCTCCATTGGCAACGTCAAATACAAGACGCAGGCTGGTTTGTTCGAACGGATGATCAAGGCCGAAAAGCCGGTCATCCTAGATTTCCGGGATGCATTCACCCTTGCTCGCGACCTTGCCAAATAA
- a CDS encoding ATP-grasp domain-containing protein, whose amino-acid sequence MHSPLLATLPNNAAILIAAISGRSLAAAARRGGFRPLVADLFNDADTLALADRAVKLSGSLQAGIDEDRIVETLSELAGGDEPVAVVFGSGFERKPEMIDAISKEFSVSGNSAKTIRLVKDPVSLSRLCSELKIPHPDIRFDIPENPQEWLTKLTGGAGGSHVKPANGDASGPERYFQRFISGKNLSALFLADRHKAHIVGFSRQWSSRSKNTPFRYGGAVRLQRYDGQKAAWIEDRLTALTRRTGLAGLCSADFIEDDCGLHLIEINPRPGATLDIFDSEETPLIREHLRAAMGCNLSIPAYRGSAASAIAYTAKAISAFPQVAWPAMTADHQLSGTALRAGDPVCTVFATANSAAAAMKAVKSRVKELAVHWREDFR is encoded by the coding sequence ATGCATTCACCCTTGCTCGCGACCTTGCCAAATAACGCCGCGATCCTGATCGCCGCAATCTCGGGCCGCTCGCTTGCCGCAGCAGCGAGGCGGGGGGGATTCCGGCCGCTTGTCGCCGACCTTTTCAACGATGCGGACACGCTCGCACTGGCGGATCGTGCGGTGAAGCTGTCGGGCAGCCTGCAGGCCGGAATCGATGAAGACCGGATCGTCGAGACGCTGAGCGAACTCGCGGGTGGTGATGAGCCTGTTGCCGTCGTCTTCGGCTCCGGTTTCGAACGAAAACCGGAAATGATCGACGCGATTTCGAAAGAATTCTCTGTGTCCGGAAACAGCGCGAAAACGATCCGGCTGGTCAAGGATCCGGTCAGTCTTTCCCGCCTCTGTTCCGAGCTGAAAATTCCGCATCCTGACATTCGTTTTGATATCCCCGAAAACCCGCAGGAATGGCTGACGAAACTGACAGGCGGGGCGGGTGGTTCGCATGTGAAGCCGGCGAATGGCGATGCTTCCGGGCCCGAACGTTACTTTCAGCGTTTCATTTCCGGGAAAAATCTTTCAGCGCTTTTTCTCGCCGACAGGCACAAAGCCCATATTGTCGGCTTCAGCCGCCAATGGTCTTCGCGCTCAAAAAACACGCCGTTCCGCTATGGCGGCGCCGTCCGGCTTCAACGCTACGACGGGCAAAAGGCTGCGTGGATCGAGGACCGGCTGACAGCATTGACCAGGCGTACGGGCCTCGCCGGGCTGTGCAGTGCCGACTTCATCGAGGACGATTGCGGCCTCCATCTCATCGAGATCAATCCGCGTCCGGGCGCAACGCTCGACATTTTCGACAGCGAGGAAACGCCGCTGATTCGGGAGCATTTGCGCGCAGCCATGGGGTGCAATTTATCGATACCAGCCTATCGAGGCTCGGCTGCATCGGCGATTGCCTATACCGCGAAAGCCATCAGCGCCTTTCCGCAAGTTGCGTGGCCCGCAATGACTGCAGACCACCAGCTGTCGGGCACCGCACTTCGAGCGGGCGATCCCGTCTGCACGGTTTTCGCAACAGCAAATTCGGCTGCTGCCGCGATGAAGGCCGTCAAGAGCCGCGTCAAGGAACTCGCAGTCCATTGGAGGGAGGATTTCCGATGA
- the mch gene encoding methenyltetrahydromethanopterin cyclohydrolase, with protein MRDGKAYLNRSAQRIADAMIEDADRLGVGHSRGSLGEHLIDAGASSPGGIEAGLRIVEICMGGLGTVSAAFGAGKWPYSVDVRSSQPVLACLGSQYAGWNLSHEKYFAMGSGPVRALARVEPLFEKITYREPDAESSVVVLETAAPPPAAIVEKVSKTTGLDPEKLTFIYAPTQSLTGSMQIVGRVLEVALHKAHDLNFPLEAIVDGAGRAPIPAPHPDFLQAMGRTNDAIIYGGIVQLYVRGSSAAARDLAEQLPSRTSRDHGQPFADIFKKFKGDFYAIDPHLFSPAEVIVTAIETGDTFRSGNSDTAMLERSLG; from the coding sequence ATGAGGGACGGTAAGGCCTATCTGAACAGAAGTGCGCAACGCATTGCCGATGCGATGATCGAGGATGCGGACCGGCTTGGTGTTGGTCACAGCCGCGGCAGCCTTGGCGAACATCTGATAGACGCCGGTGCAAGCAGTCCGGGCGGTATCGAGGCTGGCCTGCGGATCGTTGAAATCTGCATGGGCGGATTGGGCACGGTGTCGGCAGCGTTTGGTGCGGGCAAATGGCCGTATTCCGTCGATGTTCGCTCTTCGCAACCGGTGCTTGCCTGCCTTGGCAGCCAGTATGCCGGGTGGAATCTTTCGCACGAGAAGTATTTTGCCATGGGATCCGGTCCGGTACGGGCACTTGCACGCGTCGAACCGCTTTTCGAGAAAATCACCTATCGCGAACCGGATGCGGAATCGTCAGTCGTCGTGCTCGAAACCGCAGCGCCTCCGCCCGCGGCAATTGTCGAGAAAGTATCGAAAACGACGGGTCTCGATCCGGAAAAACTGACTTTCATCTATGCGCCGACACAAAGCCTGACAGGTTCCATGCAGATCGTCGGCCGGGTGCTCGAGGTGGCATTGCATAAGGCACACGACCTCAACTTTCCACTCGAGGCTATCGTTGATGGCGCCGGGCGGGCGCCTATCCCTGCCCCGCATCCGGATTTCCTGCAGGCCATGGGCCGGACGAATGACGCGATCATCTATGGTGGTATCGTCCAACTCTATGTGCGCGGCAGCTCTGCAGCCGCACGCGATCTGGCAGAACAGCTTCCGAGCCGGACATCCCGAGACCACGGGCAGCCGTTCGCTGATATCTTCAAGAAGTTCAAAGGCGATTTCTACGCCATCGACCCGCATTTGTTCAGCCCTGCGGAGGTGATTGTCACCGCCATCGAAACGGGTGATACCTTCCGCAGTGGCAATTCTGATACTGCAATGCTGGAACGATCCCTGGGGTGA
- a CDS encoding ATP-grasp domain-containing protein — protein sequence MPDTILILSDRPDRQVRQLQSSFKTLGFDVLALALADIGFDSRYPSGIAIPGMNGGLPAAVIVRSISSGTFEAITRRLGILHAFAHLDVPVWNSAKAIERCVDKSTTTFFLAQAGLPTPETFAVESLANAKAVAERELGHGPLVLKPLFGSQGKGIRLIRRIEDLPAPEEIDDVYYLQRFVAHSGPPFCDYRVFTCAGEVLGMITRRAEGWITNIAKGAKAEPVEGPLRAKLESLALAASAAIGTDFAGIDIVPAVDGRLLVLEVNSMPAWTGLQSVVPVKIADCIANALAARIVPQLDERPAA from the coding sequence ATGCCAGACACGATACTGATCCTATCCGACCGGCCTGATCGTCAGGTGAGGCAGCTTCAATCCTCGTTCAAGACGCTCGGATTTGACGTCCTGGCACTCGCTTTAGCGGATATCGGTTTCGACAGCCGATATCCATCGGGTATCGCAATTCCAGGGATGAATGGCGGCCTGCCTGCGGCAGTGATTGTTCGATCCATTTCATCGGGAACATTCGAGGCGATTACCCGCCGTCTCGGCATATTGCATGCCTTTGCCCATTTAGACGTTCCGGTCTGGAACTCGGCAAAGGCCATCGAGCGCTGCGTCGACAAATCAACCACTACATTCTTTCTGGCGCAGGCGGGCTTGCCCACGCCGGAGACCTTCGCCGTCGAGAGTCTCGCAAATGCGAAGGCTGTGGCGGAGCGTGAACTCGGTCACGGTCCGCTTGTGTTGAAACCGCTGTTCGGTTCGCAGGGAAAGGGTATCCGGCTTATCCGCCGTATCGAAGACCTGCCCGCACCGGAAGAGATCGATGATGTCTATTATCTCCAGCGTTTCGTGGCGCATTCCGGACCGCCCTTCTGCGATTACCGGGTCTTCACCTGCGCCGGAGAAGTGCTGGGCATGATCACGCGTCGCGCCGAGGGATGGATCACCAATATCGCCAAGGGAGCAAAGGCGGAACCTGTTGAGGGCCCGCTGCGTGCCAAGCTGGAAAGCCTCGCCCTGGCTGCTTCCGCAGCAATCGGCACCGATTTCGCCGGTATCGATATTGTCCCGGCTGTGGATGGACGGCTTCTGGTTCTCGAGGTCAACAGCATGCCGGCCTGGACCGGGCTGCAATCGGTCGTTCCTGTAAAGATTGCTGATTGCATCGCCAATGCCCTCGCCGCCCGGATCGTGCCTCAACTGGATGAGAGACCGGCGGCGTGA
- a CDS encoding triphosphoribosyl-dephospho-CoA synthase, which translates to MKPTREQIRRAYIDACYQEIEALKPGNVHRFADGHRMNAGQFFESAQVSSHAVSDPALSTGQRILAAVTATRNKIGTNTNLGILLLCVPLAKAAETGDPDLQASVTTTLEKLGIDDARDVFSAIVLAQPGGLGSAPKHDVSIEPEVSLLEAMREAADRDMIARQYVTGFADIFTGGLKAHKAAVDRDERGMWPAVFIYLHFLSAFPDSHIIRKHGNLVAEKTRQEGERNLRRIEGLTDGKEREKVLLAFDVQLKADGINPGTSADLTVATLFALKLNLALHNVEVNA; encoded by the coding sequence GTGAAACCGACGCGCGAACAGATCAGGCGAGCCTATATCGACGCTTGTTACCAAGAAATCGAGGCGCTGAAACCGGGGAACGTCCATCGTTTTGCTGATGGTCATCGCATGAACGCCGGGCAGTTTTTTGAAAGTGCTCAGGTGTCGTCCCATGCCGTGAGTGACCCTGCCCTTTCTACGGGTCAGCGCATTCTCGCCGCGGTCACGGCAACGCGAAACAAGATCGGAACCAACACCAATCTCGGTATTCTGCTGCTATGCGTTCCTCTGGCAAAGGCTGCTGAAACCGGCGACCCGGATCTGCAAGCAAGCGTCACGACAACGCTTGAGAAATTGGGTATCGATGATGCACGCGACGTGTTTTCGGCAATTGTGCTGGCGCAGCCGGGCGGGCTCGGTTCTGCTCCGAAACACGATGTGTCGATAGAGCCGGAAGTATCGCTCCTCGAAGCAATGCGGGAGGCTGCTGACCGGGACATGATTGCCCGGCAATATGTGACCGGGTTTGCCGACATTTTCACTGGCGGGCTCAAGGCGCACAAAGCTGCGGTCGACCGCGACGAGCGGGGGATGTGGCCTGCCGTTTTCATCTATCTGCACTTCCTGTCGGCCTTTCCCGACAGCCACATCATCCGCAAGCATGGCAATCTCGTTGCCGAGAAAACACGCCAGGAAGGCGAGCGAAATCTCAGGCGCATTGAAGGTTTGACCGATGGAAAAGAGCGGGAAAAAGTACTTCTTGCTTTTGATGTGCAGCTCAAAGCCGACGGCATCAATCCAGGGACTTCCGCCGACCTGACAGTTGCCACGCTTTTTGCATTAAAACTCAACTTGGCCTTGCATAATGTTGAGGTAAATGCTTGA
- the fae gene encoding formaldehyde-activating enzyme has protein sequence MAKINKVMVGESLIGDGNEVAHIDLLIGPRGSAVESAFCHALTNNKDGFTSLLAVIAPNLACKPNTVMFNKVTIKGAKQAVQMFGPAQHAVAKAVQDSVADGTIPAEEADDIFICVGVFIHWEAESDAKIQDFNYRATKEAIQRAVTGKPTAAEATAQRDSVKHPFSA, from the coding sequence GTGGCGAAAATCAATAAAGTTATGGTTGGCGAGTCGCTTATTGGCGACGGAAATGAAGTTGCGCATATCGATCTTCTGATCGGACCGCGAGGCAGCGCGGTCGAGTCGGCATTCTGCCATGCGTTGACGAACAACAAGGACGGATTCACCTCCCTTCTTGCCGTTATCGCACCGAACCTGGCATGCAAGCCGAACACCGTGATGTTCAACAAGGTTACGATCAAGGGCGCCAAGCAGGCGGTCCAGATGTTCGGACCTGCTCAGCACGCCGTTGCAAAGGCAGTTCAGGACAGTGTTGCCGATGGCACCATTCCGGCTGAAGAAGCTGACGACATTTTCATCTGTGTTGGCGTCTTCATCCATTGGGAGGCCGAAAGCGATGCCAAGATCCAGGACTTCAATTACCGTGCAACGAAGGAAGCCATCCAACGCGCAGTGACGGGCAAGCCGACTGCTGCGGAAGCAACCGCTCAGCGCGACTCTGTCAAGCATCCGTTTAGCGCCTAG
- a CDS encoding HisA/HisF-related TIM barrel protein: protein MHIIPVLDIKEGLVVRARMGNRDAYQPIETPISSTANVLDVANGLRALHPFPVLYVADLDSIQDRPSPRNVLNQLMPLLTKSDIWLDAGFSERAQLEPILATPGILPVLGSESQTDPSVLATLCTNPRLILSLDFRGDEFLGPRSILEDAENWPSRVIVMTLGRIGANAGPDFDRLAEIKRRAEDRTVIAAGGIRSLHDLERLETMGISAALVATSLHNGALTPEAISSLMKNENIRHG from the coding sequence GTGCATATCATTCCCGTACTCGACATAAAAGAAGGTCTCGTCGTTCGCGCCCGCATGGGTAACCGCGATGCGTACCAGCCTATTGAAACGCCGATCAGCTCGACGGCCAATGTCCTCGACGTGGCGAACGGCCTGCGTGCGCTCCATCCTTTTCCGGTTCTCTACGTTGCCGATCTCGACTCAATACAGGACCGCCCATCGCCCCGGAATGTCTTGAACCAATTGATGCCACTGCTTACCAAGTCCGATATCTGGCTCGACGCAGGCTTCAGTGAAAGGGCTCAACTGGAGCCCATTCTCGCAACGCCCGGTATCTTGCCGGTTCTGGGTTCCGAGTCCCAAACAGACCCTTCCGTGCTCGCAACGCTATGCACAAACCCGCGCCTGATCCTGTCTCTTGATTTTCGCGGCGACGAGTTCCTAGGCCCCCGGTCGATCCTCGAGGACGCGGAGAATTGGCCATCCCGAGTGATCGTCATGACTCTCGGCCGGATCGGCGCCAATGCGGGACCGGACTTCGATCGTCTTGCAGAGATCAAGCGCCGCGCTGAAGACCGAACCGTCATCGCTGCTGGAGGTATACGTAGCCTGCATGATCTTGAACGGCTGGAAACAATGGGCATATCGGCTGCGCTCGTAGCAACGTCGCTCCACAACGGCGCGCTGACACCGGAAGCGATTTCGTCTCTGATGAAAAACGAGAACATCCGGCACGGTTGA
- a CDS encoding hydantoinase/oxoprolinase family protein, which translates to MKSRFANEGKPLVTGWDLGGAHLKMAQCQDGKIVSAKILKTPLWLGVDQLREALRELGPLRVENNFNVFTMTGELSDTFASRDAGIASLLDLVEEEFGVASTLIYAGRAGFCDVGSARSLGGDVASANWHATASLSAKLSDTGLFVDMGSTTTDILALKNGELANHGYSDAERLLTGELVYTGFARSALIGIAGLVPVRGQMTPLMNEYFANTADLGRILGTLDEADDKYPSADRQAKSVAGSIARLARMVGRDSADLDEDEWIDIARWFSEHQLRMIHDAAFRVARNLSPDRTAPVIGAGIGRPQIKELAKRLERPYLDFGSLIPATEDARDDASKAAPAAAVALLGSMHLQGA; encoded by the coding sequence ATGAAATCCCGATTTGCCAACGAAGGAAAGCCCCTGGTTACCGGCTGGGATCTGGGCGGTGCCCATCTGAAGATGGCCCAATGCCAGGACGGCAAGATTGTCTCGGCAAAAATCCTGAAAACGCCGCTTTGGCTCGGCGTCGATCAGTTGCGCGAAGCCCTGCGGGAACTTGGCCCCCTGCGCGTGGAGAACAATTTCAATGTCTTCACCATGACCGGCGAACTCTCCGATACCTTCGCCTCACGCGATGCCGGAATTGCCAGTTTGCTCGACCTCGTCGAGGAAGAGTTCGGTGTGGCGAGTACGCTGATCTATGCCGGTCGCGCCGGTTTTTGCGATGTGGGTTCAGCGCGTAGCCTTGGAGGTGATGTCGCATCGGCCAACTGGCACGCAACAGCTTCCCTGAGCGCGAAGCTCTCAGACACAGGACTCTTCGTCGACATGGGTTCGACCACGACGGACATCCTTGCACTCAAGAATGGCGAACTGGCCAATCATGGCTATTCCGATGCCGAGCGGCTTTTGACCGGCGAACTGGTCTATACCGGGTTTGCCCGCTCGGCTCTTATCGGCATCGCGGGTCTCGTCCCGGTACGAGGGCAGATGACGCCACTGATGAACGAATATTTCGCCAATACCGCCGACCTTGGCCGCATCCTCGGTACGCTCGACGAAGCGGATGACAAATATCCGTCGGCCGATCGTCAAGCGAAATCTGTCGCTGGATCGATCGCGCGGCTGGCGCGGATGGTCGGTCGTGACAGTGCTGATCTCGACGAGGATGAGTGGATCGACATCGCGCGGTGGTTCAGCGAACACCAGCTGCGCATGATCCATGACGCCGCATTCCGCGTCGCACGCAATCTCTCGCCGGACCGCACGGCGCCGGTGATCGGTGCAGGCATCGGACGCCCGCAGATCAAAGAGCTCGCGAAGCGCCTTGAACGGCCTTACTTGGATTTCGGTTCGCTGATCCCTGCCACAGAGGACGCCCGGGACGACGCCAGCAAGGCAGCGCCTGCAGCAGCGGTCGCTTTGCTAGGTTCAATGCATCTGCAGGGAGCATAG
- a CDS encoding DUF447 domain-containing protein: MTYIRETIVTTVDVRGIAHIAPLGIIQQDDGWIIAPFRPSKTLENLATVPYAIANYTDDMLVFAGCLTGRKDWPTVAVKNCPVPRLQSALSHSVLKVVSVNDDGLRPLHFCKVVSEATHAPFTGLNRAKAAVLELAILVSRLHMLSPEKIDAEIAYLTIAIEKTAGPDEQEAWSWLMQRVKDHRDAADAKGKDAVVHHHGGHI, translated from the coding sequence ATGACCTACATCAGGGAGACTATCGTAACGACGGTCGATGTCCGGGGCATCGCCCATATCGCCCCGCTCGGCATTATCCAGCAAGACGATGGCTGGATTATCGCCCCGTTTCGCCCTTCAAAGACGCTGGAAAATCTGGCTACTGTTCCCTATGCGATCGCCAATTACACGGACGATATGCTGGTCTTTGCCGGCTGCCTGACCGGGCGCAAGGATTGGCCGACCGTTGCCGTCAAGAATTGCCCGGTGCCGCGACTTCAGTCTGCGCTCAGCCATTCGGTACTCAAGGTCGTCTCAGTCAACGATGATGGCTTGCGCCCACTCCATTTTTGCAAGGTGGTTTCGGAAGCGACGCACGCCCCCTTTACGGGACTCAATCGCGCCAAGGCCGCCGTGCTCGAGCTCGCTATCCTGGTCAGCCGGCTGCATATGCTTTCTCCGGAGAAAATAGATGCGGAAATCGCCTATCTGACCATAGCCATCGAGAAGACCGCGGGGCCCGACGAACAAGAGGCCTGGTCATGGCTCATGCAGCGGGTCAAGGATCACCGCGATGCTGCCGATGCAAAAGGCAAGGATGCGGTGGTGCATCACCACGGAGGCCATATTTAG
- a CDS encoding DUF6513 domain-containing protein, with translation MAERLLFLTGHLARSRLERVLADLGQTAFSYEIIDIGVKVAALMTEEIISRRLKPPVTADRVILPGRYRGDLDRLSERFEVPFVRGPDEVADLPVFLGRVGKPVDLSRHEMRIFAEIVDASALSLDALRQRAATLAAAGADVIDLGCLPETPFPHLAEAVRLLKQQGLSVSVDSANLEELETGAAAGADYLLSLTEETIGIAIKYGVTPILIPAIPGDLNSLGRAIDAAKAANISFIADPVLDPIHFGFAASLGRFLEARRRWPNVEMMMGTGNLTELTDADSSGVTAILAGLCSELSIGNVLVVNVSPHTVRTVEEHDRARRIMFAAKQDHALPRGYDAGLLQIHDRKPYPNSIEDIDALADDVRDANFRIMTAPDGVHIFNGKGHQVSRDAFELFPGLGVEGDGAHAFYLGAELTKAEIAWKLGKRYAQDEPLAWGAAAPEKQQDRTRLAEAGHTLRTKKDVAP, from the coding sequence ATGGCTGAGCGTCTGTTGTTTCTGACCGGGCATCTGGCCCGATCAAGGTTGGAACGGGTTCTGGCAGACCTTGGGCAGACGGCGTTCTCCTATGAGATCATTGATATCGGTGTGAAAGTTGCGGCGCTCATGACCGAGGAGATCATTTCCCGTCGCCTGAAGCCGCCTGTCACTGCCGACAGGGTTATTCTTCCCGGCCGCTACAGGGGCGATCTTGACCGGCTGAGCGAGCGGTTCGAGGTTCCTTTCGTGCGCGGGCCCGACGAAGTTGCTGATTTGCCGGTTTTTCTCGGGCGGGTTGGCAAACCGGTTGACCTTTCGCGGCATGAGATGCGCATCTTCGCGGAAATCGTCGACGCCTCGGCGCTGTCACTTGATGCGTTGAGGCAGCGTGCTGCAACGCTGGCAGCTGCCGGAGCTGATGTCATCGACCTTGGCTGTCTTCCGGAAACGCCGTTTCCGCACCTTGCCGAAGCCGTTCGCCTGCTCAAGCAACAGGGCCTTTCCGTCAGCGTCGATTCGGCGAACCTTGAAGAACTCGAAACCGGTGCTGCTGCCGGCGCAGACTATCTTCTCAGTCTTACTGAGGAAACGATCGGCATCGCCATCAAATACGGCGTTACACCAATTCTCATCCCGGCCATTCCGGGCGACCTCAACTCGCTTGGCCGTGCCATCGATGCTGCGAAGGCTGCGAATATTTCCTTCATCGCCGACCCAGTGCTCGATCCCATTCACTTTGGCTTTGCTGCATCGCTCGGACGCTTCCTAGAAGCGCGACGCCGTTGGCCCAATGTCGAAATGATGATGGGCACAGGCAATCTGACGGAACTCACCGATGCGGATTCGTCTGGTGTAACGGCAATCCTTGCCGGTCTTTGCTCCGAGCTGTCGATCGGCAATGTGCTGGTGGTCAATGTCAGCCCGCACACGGTGCGCACGGTCGAGGAACATGATCGCGCTCGCCGCATCATGTTCGCGGCCAAGCAGGACCATGCTCTGCCGCGCGGCTATGATGCCGGCCTGTTGCAGATCCACGACCGCAAGCCGTATCCCAACAGTATCGAAGATATCGACGCACTCGCCGATGATGTGCGCGATGCCAATTTCCGCATCATGACCGCACCGGACGGCGTCCATATCTTCAATGGCAAGGGCCACCAGGTATCCAGGGATGCATTTGAACTTTTCCCGGGCCTCGGCGTTGAAGGCGACGGGGCGCATGCTTTCTATCTGGGTGCAGAGCTGACCAAGGCCGAAATCGCCTGGAAGCTGGGCAAGCGCTACGCACAGGACGAACCGCTCGCCTGGGGTGCGGCGGCGCCGGAGAAGCAACAAGACCGCACGCGACTGGCCGAAGCAGGCCACACATTGCGAACGAAGAAGGATGTGGCGCCATGA